In Festucalex cinctus isolate MCC-2025b chromosome 5, RoL_Fcin_1.0, whole genome shotgun sequence, a single genomic region encodes these proteins:
- the cbwd gene encoding zinc-regulated GTPase metalloprotein activator 1, with translation MEDEDDCPELVPIDSQPGAPAEQIPVTIITGYLGAGKTTLLNYILTEQHNKRIAVILNEFGEGSALEKSLAVSHAGELYEEWLELRNGCLCCSVKDNGLKAIENLMEKKGKFDYILLETTGLADPGAVASMFWVDAELGSDIYLDGIVTVIDAKYGLQHLTEEKADGLVNEAERQIALADLTIINKTDLVREGELAQIRDAVRSINGVAKILETQRSRVDLSEVLDLHSFDSKDGANLAEKLHIVKPSRPHLDKSILTVTFEVAGSLSEDALNLFIQDLLWEKTLRNKEGQPMTVIRLKGILSLAAKSHQVMVQGVHELYELNETPQLWEEQPRISRLVFIGRNLDKDILQQQFISTVLQKHK, from the exons GTGCTGGAAAGACCACGCTCTTGAATTACATCTTGACAGAACAACACAACAAGCGGATTGCAGTCATACTCAACGAATTTGGAGAAG GGAGTGCGCTGGAGAAATCCCTAGCTGTGAGCCATGCTGGGGAACTTTATGAGGAATGGCTCGAGCTGAGGAATGGCTGCCTCTGCTGCTCTGTCAA GGACAATGGCCTCAAGGCCATCGAGAACCTGATGGAGAAGAAGGGCAAGTTTGACTATATCCTCTTGGAAACCACAGGACTTGCTGATCCAG GCGCCGTGGCTTCCATGTTTTGGGTTGATGCAGAGCTCGGCAGTGACATCTATCTGGATG GTATTGTGACTGTCATTGACGCCAAGTATGGACTCCAG catctAACAGAGGAAAAGGCTGATGGACTTGTGAATGAGGCAGAaag GCAGATTGCACTCGCTGACCTGACAATTATCAACAAAACCGATCTGGTGAGAGAAGGGGAACTTGCTCAAATCCGAGATGCTGTCAG GTCAATAAACGGTGTGGCGAAAATCCTGGAAACCCAAAGATCAAG GGTGGACCTCTCGGAAGTTCTCGACCTTCACTCTTTTGATAGTAAGGATGGAGCAAA TCTAGCAGAGAAGCTGCACATTGTGAAACCGAGCAGACCTCATCTTGACAAG AGTATTTTAACAGTGACCTTTGAAGTGGCGGGAAGTCTTTCAGAAGATGCCCTGAATCTTTTCATTCAG GATCTCCTCTGGGAAAAGACGCTACGAAACAAAGAGGGACAACCCATGACTGTCATCCGCTTAAAG GGAATACTGTCGCTGGCAGCCAAATCCCACCAAGTCATGGTGCAGGGGGTCCACGAACTGTATGAGCTTAATGAGACTCCCCAGCTTTGGGAGGAGCAGCCGCGGATCAGCCGGCTGGTCTTTATAG GAAGAAACTTGGACAAAGATATTCTCCAACAGCAGTTCATCTCCACTGtgctacaaaaacacaaataa